The genomic DNA GAGCCTGAGTGAGCTTCTTGTCCATTCGGGCCTGCTGTATACATTTCTTCAACTCAGTGGGCACACGCTCATCTGCAGGAATCAAAAAAGAGAACAGCTCAATTGAAGCACGAGAGACATTAACAACCGATCAACGCCACTGAACCACACCACACAAGAAATTATTCTGAAAGGGCTTAATACTACCACTTCCGTTAAACTTGTCTTCAAAACATAATTACAGAGGCACATGTACTACCAAGCCactcattaattaatttaactccaataaatcaatcaatcaaaagaaaaatcaaatcaaatcaaatcaaggGCCGCAAACCTTCCATCTTAAGGGGAACAAAGCCCTCAAATTAGCAGAACAAAGAGAACACAATTCACAGATAAATATAGTGCTAAGAAGGAATGAGACTTTTCTAATGAGCTTAGCTTCTACATAGAAAGTTAACAGGCAAGTGATACTCTCGTTCTTAAACACAGTAATCATATTCCTCAGGCAGAATAACTGGGTATGACTCAAAACATGACGAGTAATATGCTTTTACCACAAGAAAAGCTGCATCAAGTTGCAAGAACACTTATCCCTTCCAATCAAATACAGCAAATCTAATCTAGAAATGCAAATACCGTATGCAAATGTAATGGATTCAGCATATGATATCACTAGCAGGTTTCCTTAAACAAAAGCAACATAGACCATTGAAAAAGACTCACGGGCAAGGTTCTCGCTTTCATCGTCAAGCTTCTTCGTATTCAAAGAAGTGCTGCTGGAAGCAGCTCTGTTAGTCCCGGCGTTAACTGCAACAGATATCAATCCCATCAGGAAACAGCTCGATCTTCTCATACATGaagggagggaaaaaaaaaaacgtgaaTCATACATAAATCAGCATCCGAACGACAAATCAGCCGTTAATTTGTCAGATTCAGCtcaaaatgagaaaatatgaAGGAGACGGTAATCATTCATATCTCTCTGTTTTGCAGCTGACAGTCAGACGTGGGAACGTTTCGGAAGCAGCATAATATTCAATCGATTCAATTGAACCCTATCTTTCATCAGACACCTAACGAATGGGAAGCGTATCGAGTTCTgcgaaaaggaaaatcaatcGGATGAAATACAATACATTTTTTGACGGTTTCGATATCGGCGCCGGAACGGCGGGCGGCGTTGACGGCCTTCTCATCCTTCTTGGCGGCGGCGTTGGGGGCCTTCTTGCGGATGACCACCGGCTCCCAGTCCTGCGAGATCGGTCCAATGCCTGCCATTTCTTCTCGTGATCTCCTTGGTACTCTGCTAACTGATATGGATAACGATGCCTAGGGTTTCTTCGCCGTAGAAGAAGGGTTGCCTGGGAAATACGCAGAGCTATATGGATAAACTGCTCGAAGCTCGTTGATTTATTGCCCGGACTGAAAGACGGTTAGGAAAGTCGGGTCTAAACCGACTCCTCTGTCTTCTGGCCCAACTTCAAGTACGTCGGTGGGGATAATTGGGCCTATGCCCGGCCCATTGTTTGCTGTCTGGGCACATGACACGTGGTGGGTGATATTTTTCGGGGAGCCCCCCTCGACCTATCGGTTGAGATCCCCACTCAGATGCCGGCTTGCCGTGACCACGAGGTGTTTCTTACGGTTCATTTTTCCTTAATGGGTAAAACCATCAGTATATTTAACTTGTTGGCTGATACTAATCTCGTTCAGGCGTCGACTTGACCCTAATCACAAGATGTTTCTAATGGATTCGCACTCTTGCATTATTGATAAAGTTTATCTATTGGGAGTTCAATTTGTTGTGCATCCTTGTGATTTGTTTCTTAGGagtttaatttataataagatcttacctattttattttctcacaCACGAAATTTCATGTTGGAGGATTTACTAACAAAGGATCATTCTCCCGGGCTAAGTCAACTTGCAACATTGAGTTATATATGCAGTTGAGCGATAAGGGAGGCTAGTGGACTTAAAAAGTATACAGAATACAAATACAGAAGAAACTACAATATGAGCAAATGCCACTACTCGTCCAATGCTAAGGACTTTCCTTTTCCTGGTTACATTGTGGAGGCATTTTGGAGTTGTACACAATCCAAGCTTCATAGACACGAGTTGCTGGTGTAACTATACGAAAACTCTCCGAATCACGATCACTTGATGAACGCGGATCAAACAGCTCTCTTTTATTTAAGACAGCGGGCGGCGTCCCTCAGCCCATAGGTAATAGTATACAAAAACCAGACATGACCAGAACATCATAAAATGCACATATATAAGCCATGAAAACTGTATCTTTATACAAATAATTCAATGAAAAAACGATTATTTCCTGATATTATTAAGCTCCTCCGCTACTGCCACCGCCGACGATGCCGCCTCCCAAACCACTGCCTTCGCCCATGGCACCGGCAAAGAAGATAAGTCTACATTAATATTTTACGATAGTGTCTCTGAAAATGAAACTCTCTACCCGACATGAACACGGCAGATCAAAAGCCAGGACAAGGTAAGACAATGAGGGTCGATCAAAGATATGTCACTTAATCACTTTTCCGAGATAACTAGCTCGTGTTGTGAGGTCGCTAACCTCCACTTGGAATTATCATGGACATCAAGAAGAGAACATGTTTGAACTTGTTGGAAGTTTCagtatttttgttgtggacAAAGTTGCCTAGGAGTTAATCGAGTTAATTGTGAGCTATTTAAATTCACCATAGCCGAATCAGAATCGTACTCTCGAGCGACTCTATTATACTGAACACTCAAGGAAGACCCAGCAAATATGAGGCTTAAGGGAAAAATAGAGATGGAGTGGTCACACTCAATTGAAATGTTAAATACATATTCTTCGACTCGCTAAGCTAGTTGTAGAACCAAGTACGAGccaacaaaaagaaagaaaaagggagaTTTAGTAGACGTATATGCATCCCCGTCGCCcatcgaaaaaataaaataaaattagcgTGCTAGATTTACTATCAAGCATGACAAGTTTTAATAACGGCTACCTGATTAAGTGAAGTTGAACAATAATATAACTCCTGCGCCTTGAAATTTCCGGAATGTTTCTCGAAATTAATTTTGCTAATTGAATTATTCATTAGAATATTGCAAAATGCTTACCTACAgaaatctatacatatacataaatatgtaTAGTCAATCGATCGTGCATGTGTGCAGGCTGAGTTTTctacagattttttttttgagttttctacatatcttaattttttcaaaatcggCAAGTTTCCTCTATCAAGGCAGTTCATCAATTGGGTAATTTCCTAATTTAGATGATAATTTCTCACACTGAACCCTCAGAACGGAAACTGCGcattttgatattataatgatttttttgttagataataatgattatatttgtagatatatatatatatatattttgggttTGTATCCGGATTATGATCATATACTCTTCTTTCCAGATATATCCGCAACGAGGCAACaactgtatatatacacacataggGTCGTCTAGTCATTCCCATCATCAAGATCTTCGTTTCCTGCCTAACACCATGAGTTCAGTGAAAGAAGAGTGGAGCACGTTCGGGTCGGTCGTGACGAGTTCTGCCGCTGTTCACTCCCCTCAGAGTGCCGGTTGTTCCACAAACCCTAGGCGGTCGAATCTGGGCAGAAGCTCGCAGCACTTGAGAGAGAATGCCTTGCCGCTCAAGCGTCCTGCATGTTCCGAAGATCACAACAAGAAGCgcacaaagaagaagaagcggGCAACAAGCGAAGAGGGGCCCCAGTGGGAACCGGCTCGTAAGATTGCTTTCCTGAGATGTAATGGAGCCGGACCAGCCGCGTCCCAAGGAGATGATCATCAGGTGTCGACGGATTTGGTTCTCTACACTTGCCCATggaagatcaagaagaagcTACAAGAAAGTGACCTGGGCGGGCTGTCGAGGCTGCTCCTCCCGAAACCCGACGTCAAGAACCACATTCTTCCCCTCATGAGCGACGAGTGCATCGCCAAGATCGGGAGCGAGGGCGGGATGGGCGTGACCGTGTGGGACAGGGACACGAACTCTGAGCATCTGGCAGTAATAAAGTACTGGTGGTCATCGGGATGTTTCGTTCTCAATGGGCATTGGATTGATAAGTTTGTGATCCGGAGGACGCTCAAGATCGGTGATGAGATAGGTCTCTTCTGGAGCCGTCACGATCACAAGTTGTATTTTGCCGTTCTTGAGCGAGGTCAGGACGGAAGAGGGCAGCATTAGGGATGAAGTAAAATTTGTAGTAGCGATAGTTTCTCCGCTAGCTGGACGTTTATGGGGATTTTACTTAACTTTTTAGGGCAATTAATGAAGTAAAATTGGAATTAGAGAAAACTTTAATCCCTGAGATTGATCAAATATAATTTGGCAATTCCGCCTCAATTCTTCAACAATTTCGTAACAGTTTTCTTGATATTCGGATAATAGAAAAATTCGATTTTCCTTTGCGGGCTTTCACGTTGTCCGGGTTAAACTTCGTATTGATCTTTGTGAGAGATAAAGGATAAAAGGCcggtcattttttttttttgaacaaATAAGTAAACAGAAATCTGAGGTACTCGAACAACAGAGTAGAACTTGTGTATGatgttggaaattatggctaatgggtgaatgaggaaattgctcacgagctaatgactcttgattttcttggcggttacaagaaatgaatggattgcattcatgaataatcaaatgtcattaacatgtatattgaatatatgtgaattattccccataaatggagaataggaagagtcatataacggatggaacccatagtctataaaagaggcacacggcaaaaaggaaagagaacaAGAGAAAAAGTCTCCTGCCTTCCATTGCTTCCTATAGCCGATtggaaaaacaagaagaaaattcgacctcaaaagtgttcacgcttctcttcgagttcgctgaagcgttgctgtttgtgctgctgcttcgcttgttgccgttttatcctgggaaacgattgtccacgtaacctcaagcacccaggaggggacaattctgtttcaaggggtttgtgtctaacacaggactcggctctctctcgtatctttcggtttcgcctttgtttcggtttgaatttccaagttcctatactaatgaaattaagttaatttgatagtattctatttgtccgaatagctatttgaattatcgttcaattttgtgacttattaagGCTAATTAAATTTACGTCTTACAATCTTGAAACAGATTTTGTTATTTGAACGATTCGAATGGCGTCGGGGAACGATGGAGATACGACCAACGGAAGCCAGACTactggctccggccctgctccTATCTTGCCTAACCATTTGGTTAGCCAAAACGTGGCTGCTCCCTCGATGGTCCCTGTGAACCATGTCGAGAAGCCCGAGAAGTTCAATGGGTTGAACTTCAAGAGGTGGCAGCAAAAGATGCTATTCTACCTCACAACTCTGAACCTTGCAAGATTTTTGACTGAAAATGCTCCAACCCTATCTGTGGGGGAGTCAGATGTGCAGGCTCTCAGTGCGGTTGACGCTTGGAAGCACTCCGACTATCTCTGCCGGAATTATATCATGAATAGTCTTCATGATTCCCTGTATAGTGTCTATCAGGGGTTTAAGACGGCAAAGGAACTATGGGAATCCTTGGACCGTAAATATAAATCAGAGGATGCCGGTGCGAAGAAATTTCTCGTCGGACGATTCCTCGATTTTAAAATGGTGGATTCAAGGACCGTAATGAGTCAAGTGCAGGAATTGCAAGTGCTCTTACATGAGATTCAGGCTGAGGGAATGGCTCTAAGTGAATCCTTCCAAGTGGCTGTTGTCATTGAGAAACTGCCTTCTGGTTGGAaggatttcaagaattatctGAAGCATAAGCGAAAGGAGATGACAATGGAAGATCTTGTTGTCAAGTTTCGAATTGAAGAAGACAATAAAAACTCCGGAAAGGATCTCATCCTCCCTGCTGCTAAGGTAAATGTCATGGAGCAAGGGCAAAGCTCtaagaacaaaaaaggcaagaagaagCTGGGTACGAATGGAGGAGTCTTCAAGCCCAAGTTTCAGGGGAAATGCTTCAACTGTGACAAGAAAGGTCACAGATCTGCTGACTGCAGGctcccaaaaaggaaaaaggatcaTGAAGCAAACGTGGTCAATGAAATGGCTCGAGATGTGGCAGACATCAACCTATCTGCTGTGGTTTCAGAGGTGAACCTCATTGGGTCCAACCCAAAGGAATGGTGGCTTGATACCGGTGCCACCAGACATGTGTGCTCAAATAGAGACCTGTTCTCTATGCTCGAACCGGTCACTGGGGAAAGGATCTATATGGGAAACTCTGCCCATTCTGCTGTTGAAGGTCAAGGAAAGGTAGTCTTAAAGATGACTTcaggaaaggagttgactctgAACAATGTATTGTACGTACCTGAGATTCGGAAGAATTTAGTCTCCGGGTCATTGCTGAACAAACATGGGTTCAGGATGGTTTTTGAGTCGGACAAAGTTATTCTGTCCAAGTCTGGAATGTACATAGGAAAGGGATATGTATGTGACGGGCTTTTTAAGCTCAATGTAATGACcataatcaataagaattctGGTTTTTCTGCGTATTTGATTGAGTCTCCTGATTTGTGGCATGGAAGACTAGGtcatgttaattataatactttgcgtagattaattaacttgaatcacatacctacattccaaattgattcacggcacaaatgtgaaatttgtgttgAGGCAAAATTGACAAGATCACCCTTTCAAACGATTGAAAGGAACACCGAGCCACTAGATCTAATTCATAGTGATGTATGCGATTTAAAGTTCGCAACAACAAGAGgtggtaataattattttattacctttatcgatgatagtacaaaatactgTTACGTATATTTGTTGAAAAGCAAAGATGAGGCCATAGAGAAATTTGttctctataaaaatgaagttgagaatcaactcaacaagaaaatcaagagattgaggAGTGACAGAGGAGGCGAATATGTAACGCCTTTCGGGGAATTCTGTGCACAATACGGAATTATACACGAAGTGACTGCACCCTATTCACCTCAATCGAATGGTGTTGCTGAACGCAAAAATCGCACATTGAAAGACATGATGAATGCGATGATATTAAGTTCAGATTACCTCAAAATATGTGGGGTGAAGCAATATTGTCAAGCAATTACCTATTAAATAAGGTGCCtcgaaagaaaagggaaaagacacCTTATGAATTATTCAGAGGTAGGAGATCATCCTACGACCACTTGCGAGTGTGGGGGTGTTTGGCAAAAGTAGTCGTTCCGGcaccaaagaaagtaaagatcgGTCCTAAGACGGTGGACTGCATCTTTATTGGCTATGCACATAACAGTAGTGCTTATCGATTTCTTGTGCATGAATCTAAGATTCCCGATATACACAAGAACACGATAATGGAATCAAGGAATGCATCGTTCTTTGAAGATGTATTTCCATGTAAATTGAATGAGGTATCGAGTTCATCAAAACGAACCTCGTGCACTATGAATGATGGACTTCATGACGTAGATCATGAAAGGCAGGGTTCGGATGAAGAGATTGAACCTAGACGCAGCAAAAGagctagaattgaaaaatcattcgggaatgattttctgacatatttgttagaaaatGAACCACAAAGCTAtgctgaagcagtaaattcctCTGAGGGACCTCTTTGGAAGGAGgcaatcaaaagtgaaattgaTTCGATTCTGCGAAATCACACTTGGGAATTAGTGGATCTCCCCACTAGTTGTAAACCCTTAGGATCCAAATGGatctttaaaaggaaaatgaaagcagATGGATCCATTGATAAGTACAAGGCCAGGCTTGTAATTAAGGGATACAAGCAAAATGAAGGCTTGGActattttgatacttattctCCTGTGACAAGAATAAATTCCATTAGGATGATACTTGCAGTTGCGGCATTACGTAATTTGGAAgttcatcaaatggatgtgaaaacagctttcctaaatggagatttagatgaagaaatcTATATGGAACAACCCGAGGGGTTCGTGGCtccaggaaaagaaaggaaagtctGTAAATTGGTCAAATCATTGTATGGGTTAAAACAAGCGCCAAAATAGTGGCACGAAAAATTCGATAATGCAATGATTTCCAAAGGATTTAAAATCAATGAGTGTGATAAATGTGTATACAttaaagaaacagaaaatggtTACGTCATTTTATGTCTCTACGTGGATGACATACTCATTGTTGGTAGTGATGACAGAATGATCAAATCTACGAAGAATATGTTGAATTCAAGATTTGATATGAAAGATATGGGACTCGCTGATGTgattttaggaattaaaatcatgagaacatcagatggactaattttgagtcagtcacactacatagataaaattctggaaaaatttaccaaaaatgattctggaatttcaaagactccaatagacaataatcttcatctatcaaagaatagaaaagagaGTATTTCTCAGTTAGAATACTCGCGGTCATTGGAAGTCTGATGTATCTAATGAGTTGTACTAGGCCTGATATTGCATACTCGGTTAGTAGACTCAGTAGATATACGAGTAATCCGAGTGGAGACCATTGGAAGGCAATTGTCAGGGTACTCAAATACCTTAGATACACTCGAGATTACGGGCTGCACTATACTAGATATCCAGCTGTCCTAGAGGGATACAGTGATGCGAATTGGATATCTGATATAACGGATTCAAAATCCACTAGTGGATATGTGTTCACACTAGCAGGTGCAGCAGTTTCATGGAAGTCCTCGAAACAAACTATTATCGCTAGGTCCACAATGGAATCTGAGTTTATTGCTCTGGATAAATgtggagaagaagctgaatGGCTACGCCAATTTCTAGAGGGCATTCCTCAATGGGAAAAACCTGTGCCACCAATTTGTATCCACTGTGACAGTCAAACAGCAATTGGAAGGGCACAAAGTAATATGTATAATGGTAAGTCTAGACATATACGTCGTAGACACAACACCATTAGACAACTGATCTCAACTGGAATTATATCTATTGACTACGTGCGGTCAAAGGATAATATATCGGATCCGCTAACCAAAGGGTTAAGTAAAGAGCAGTTTGAGAAGTTGTCAAAGGGAATGGGTCTAAAGTCCATTAGAGGAAAGGTTTTATAGCGGACACCCAACCTAGCTGACTGGAGATCCCAAGATCTAGGTTCAATGGGACAACCAAGTTATAGAACCGAATCAAATCACTGTAGGGGAGAAAATCCCTGGACCATTCCTTGATGAAACAGTGATAAACGGATAAGGCTAGCAATCTAAATTGCTTTAATGATATGTGAAATCACCTATGTGAGAGAAAAGTGAGGCCGCTTTAGAGGAGAATTTTTATGGACTTAATTCTTCAGAAACTCTCGCAGAACCAGAACGGTGTTCCATGGCAAAAAAAGGACACAACTATGAGAACCGAAGGAAGTCAGTTGAATCTTGTGTGAGGTGTGTAATATCTTTACACAAAACAGCAGAAC from Punica granatum isolate Tunisia-2019 chromosome 2, ASM765513v2, whole genome shotgun sequence includes the following:
- the LOC116197995 gene encoding multiprotein-bridging factor 1a; the protein is MAGIGPISQDWEPVVIRKKAPNAAAKKDEKAVNAARRSGADIETVKKFNAGTNRAASSSTSLNTKKLDDESENLAHERVPTELKKCIQQARMDKKLTQAQLAQIINEKPQIIQEYESGKAIPNQQIIVKLERALGVKLRGKK